Proteins encoded in a region of the Atopobium sp. oral taxon 416 genome:
- a CDS encoding helix-turn-helix domain-containing protein: MCHYKHLKPTGEGLHSQAVWHKGRSIAYIAAEIGRDSSSICHKLKRNGRYGRFRACTAQKEGG, from the coding sequence ATGTGCCACTACAAGCATCTCAAGCCTACAGGAGAGGGACTGCATAGCCAAGCTGTGTGGCACAAGGGAAGGTCAATTGCCTATATCGCGGCAGAGATCGGCAGGGACAGCTCCAGCATCTGCCACAAGCTCAAGAGGAACGGCCGCTACGGACGCTTTAGGGCATGTACTGCCCAAAAGGAGGGCGGATGA